Proteins found in one Homalodisca vitripennis isolate AUS2020 chromosome 4, UT_GWSS_2.1, whole genome shotgun sequence genomic segment:
- the LOC124361503 gene encoding venom protease-like — MLGAVACACVCVLLLQCVLLGAEVNGHWVHVPSDKHTEENEECRKEGENVWLCKRDKDCPGARKVLQSGGKLVSCFWKNSTTHIICCPPVKPVRNRDTVSEKKCAEFQKRLCQHQVYGFSKQYTSQVNQKSTSKYNASTLPLSSIGGKLSKAKEFPSMALIGYDEEQSISWQCGGSLISERFVLSAAHCSLTAYGLARWVRLGDLDISTDKDDARPQQFEIIERIVHSGYKAPAFYNDIVLFRLDRAAVFDEYVRPACLHTSMADLTGVGIATGWGRNESNGPTSSSLVKVDLKFLSSEECQRVVGTVERYLPAGLDTQTMLCAGEPGKDTCQGDSEGPLMLADREDLCLDRQVGVTSFGPKDCGRAPAPGAYVRVAYFVRWIESVVWPE, encoded by the exons ATGCTTGGTGCCGTagcgtgcgcgtgcgtgtgtgttttACTGCTACAATGTGTCCTGCTCGGTGCAGAAGTTAATGGTCACTGGGTTCACGTCCCGTCCGATAAGCATACAGAAGAAA ATGAAGAATGCCGAAAAGAAGGGGAAAATGTTTGGCTGTGTAAGAGAGATAAGGATTGCCCTGGAGCCAGAAAGGTGTTACAAAGTGGAGGTAAACTTGTCTCCTGTTTCTGGAAGAATTCCACGACCCACATCATATGCTGCCCTCCTGTGAAACCTGTGAGAAACCGAGATACAGTCAGTGAAAAAA AGTGCGCTGAGTTTCAGAAAAGACTGTGCCAGCACCAAGTATATGGATTCTCAAAGCAGTATACTAGTCAG GTGAACCAAAAAAGTACCTCCAAATATAATGCCAGTACGCTTCCACTGTCTTCAATTGGAGGCAAACTGTCTAAAGCTAAGGAGTTTCCCAGCATG GCACTGATCGGATATGATGAAGAACAGTCTATCTCCTGGCAGTGTGGAGGGTCTCTTATCAGTGAGAGATTTGTCCTCAGCGCTGCTCACTGTTCACTCACCGCCTA TGGGCTAGCTCGGTGGGTGCGCCTGGGAGACCTGGACATCAGTACAGACAAGGATGACGCGCGGCCGCAACAGTTCGAGATCATCGAGCGTATCGTACACAGCGGCTACAAGGCGCCCGCCTTCTACAACGACATCGTCCTGTTCCGTCTGGACAGAGCGGCCGTGTTCGACGAGTACGTGAGGCCGGCCTGCCTTCACACGAGTATGGCCGATCTGACTGGCGTGGGCATAGCTACTGGCTGGGGCCGAAACGAATCAA atgGTCCAACAAGCTCCTCTCTAGTGAAGGTGGACCTCAAGTTCCTGTCGAGTGAGGAATGTCAGCGAGTGGTGGGCACAGTGGAGAGATACCTGCCGGCAGGGCTGGACACCCAGACAATGCTGTGTGCGGGCGAACCGGGCAAGGATACATGTCAG GGAGATTCAGAGGGTCCACTGATGTTAGCTGATCGAGAGGACCTGTGTCTCGATAGACAAGTGGGAGTAACATCGTTTGGTCCCAAGGATTGCGGTAGGGCTCCAGCTCCGGGCGCCTATGTCAGAGTAGCTTACTTTGTGCGCTGGATAGAATCTGTTGTCTGGCCCGAGTAG